Proteins encoded in a region of the Rhodococcus sp. SBT000017 genome:
- a CDS encoding DUF2334 domain-containing protein — protein sequence MSGRLIVSVSGIKNDTYEHAAEFARILDGRGVPLSLLVAPRLKDKYRLAADVPTQEWLRTRRDGGDAIVLHGYDQAATKRRRSEFSALPRHEARLRLMAADRVMEQTGLRTRVFAAPRWIASPGAVEALPDAGFRMLAALNGIHDLDRDGTVRARVWGIGEGFKAEPWWFKALVLGAGRTARRDGVVRLAISAKQLGRPGPRQAILDAIDLSLHHGAEAGVYEWTPRSKARVA from the coding sequence ATGTCTGGACGCCTGATCGTGTCGGTGAGCGGTATCAAGAACGACACCTACGAGCACGCCGCCGAATTCGCGCGGATCCTGGACGGACGAGGCGTCCCGCTGTCCCTGCTCGTCGCGCCTCGGTTGAAGGACAAATACCGTCTCGCAGCGGACGTGCCCACCCAGGAATGGCTGCGGACGCGACGCGACGGAGGCGACGCGATCGTTCTGCACGGCTACGACCAGGCCGCAACGAAGCGTCGCCGCTCCGAGTTCTCCGCACTGCCGCGTCACGAAGCCCGACTTCGACTGATGGCCGCGGACCGCGTCATGGAACAGACCGGCCTGCGCACCCGGGTGTTCGCCGCTCCGCGCTGGATTGCCTCACCCGGTGCGGTCGAGGCACTTCCAGACGCGGGATTCCGAATGTTGGCTGCGTTGAACGGTATTCACGACCTCGACCGTGACGGCACCGTTCGCGCCCGGGTATGGGGAATCGGCGAAGGATTCAAAGCCGAGCCCTGGTGGTTCAAGGCACTGGTACTCGGCGCAGGCCGCACCGCCCGCCGTGATGGAGTGGTGCGTCTGGCCATCAGTGCCAAGCAACTCGGACGGCCCGGACCGCGACAGGCAATCCTCGATGCCATCGACCTCTCCCTGCACCACGGAGCCGAGGCCGGGGTGTACGAATGGACCCCACGATCCAAAGCCCGCGTGGCATAG
- a CDS encoding response regulator, with translation MIRVLIVDDEPLIAEAHKTYVERTPGFEVAGVAHTGASAMRFASTEAVDLVLLDIGLPDASGIDVAAALGGLRPSLDVIAITSERDLSVVRSAVAHGIVLYLLKPFTFAAFRDKLERYREFHAALPAGENASSQRDIDRAMAHLRTADERVSTPKGIAPQTMDGITASIKEAADGLNASEAAKVVGVSRVTAWRYLERLADDGLVTRHTEYGKAGRPQVRYVWR, from the coding sequence GTGATCCGGGTGCTGATCGTCGACGACGAACCGCTGATCGCCGAGGCCCACAAGACGTACGTCGAGCGCACCCCAGGCTTCGAGGTGGCCGGGGTGGCGCATACCGGCGCTTCGGCCATGCGCTTCGCCAGTACCGAGGCCGTCGATCTGGTGTTGCTCGACATCGGCCTGCCCGACGCCAGCGGCATCGACGTGGCCGCCGCGCTCGGCGGTCTGCGGCCGAGCCTCGACGTCATCGCCATCACCTCCGAGCGGGACCTGTCGGTGGTGCGTTCGGCAGTGGCACACGGCATCGTGCTGTATCTGCTCAAGCCCTTCACGTTCGCTGCGTTCCGCGACAAGCTCGAGCGCTATCGCGAATTCCATGCCGCGTTGCCTGCCGGCGAGAACGCTTCCAGTCAGCGCGACATCGACCGTGCCATGGCGCATCTACGCACGGCCGACGAACGCGTCTCGACACCCAAGGGCATTGCCCCGCAGACGATGGACGGCATCACCGCGAGCATCAAGGAGGCGGCCGACGGACTCAATGCATCCGAGGCCGCCAAGGTCGTCGGAGTGTCCCGAGTGACGGCGTGGCGCTACCTCGAACGACTGGCCGACGACGGACTGGTCACCCGGCACACCGAATACGGTAAGGCCGGGCGACCGCAGGTCCGCTACGTGTGGCGCTGA
- a CDS encoding M18 family aminopeptidase — MPSNASATGLCNFVDVSPSPFHVCRTVSVQLEDAGFVRLEEADAWPTEPGRYYLVRGGSLVAWSTEQDGPFRIVGGHTDSPNLRVKQHPDLQSAGWQMVGLEPYGGAWLNSWLDRDLGISGRLSVRDGNTAREVLVKVDEPILRVPQLAIHLSEDRKGVTLDPQRHVNAIWGVGNSPQSFIAYVAVREGVDPHSVLGWELMTHDLAPSAVVGVESELVSAPRLDNQGTCYAGTQALLAAVDNPTAVTPVLALFDHEEVGSMSDRGAFSDLLNTVLERIVLGRGGGREEFLRTMAGSICASGDMAHATHPNYPDRHEPAHRIELGGGPVLKVNQNLRYATDSAGAGAFALACDQAGVPLQRYVHRADLPCGSTIGPITASRTGLSTVDVGAAQLAMHSSRELMGAADVKSYADALAAFLAPA; from the coding sequence ATGCCGTCCAACGCTTCTGCAACCGGTCTCTGTAACTTCGTCGACGTCTCGCCGTCCCCGTTTCACGTGTGTCGGACGGTGTCGGTGCAGCTCGAGGACGCCGGTTTCGTACGCCTCGAGGAGGCCGATGCCTGGCCGACGGAGCCAGGCCGCTACTACCTCGTTCGAGGCGGATCACTCGTCGCGTGGAGTACCGAGCAGGACGGTCCCTTCCGCATTGTCGGCGGGCACACCGACAGCCCCAACCTCCGCGTGAAGCAGCATCCCGATCTGCAATCAGCGGGCTGGCAGATGGTGGGCCTCGAACCGTACGGCGGTGCCTGGCTCAACTCCTGGCTCGATCGCGATCTGGGTATCTCCGGTCGGTTGAGTGTGCGCGACGGCAACACGGCCCGCGAGGTACTGGTGAAGGTAGACGAGCCCATTCTGCGAGTTCCGCAGCTGGCAATCCACCTGTCCGAGGATCGCAAGGGCGTCACCCTCGATCCGCAGCGACACGTCAATGCCATTTGGGGCGTGGGCAATTCACCGCAGTCGTTCATCGCCTACGTTGCCGTGCGAGAAGGCGTCGACCCGCATTCGGTACTGGGTTGGGAGTTGATGACGCACGACCTCGCGCCCAGTGCCGTCGTGGGCGTCGAATCCGAACTGGTCAGTGCGCCCCGTCTGGACAACCAAGGAACCTGCTACGCCGGAACCCAGGCTTTGCTTGCCGCAGTGGACAATCCGACCGCCGTCACTCCGGTGCTGGCACTGTTCGACCACGAGGAAGTCGGCAGCATGTCCGACCGTGGCGCATTCTCGGATCTGCTGAACACAGTGCTCGAGCGCATCGTGCTGGGACGAGGCGGTGGGCGTGAGGAGTTCCTGCGCACGATGGCCGGATCCATCTGTGCATCAGGCGATATGGCGCACGCGACGCATCCCAACTACCCGGATCGGCACGAGCCCGCACACCGCATCGAACTCGGTGGGGGACCGGTGCTCAAGGTCAACCAGAACCTGCGCTACGCAACGGATTCCGCGGGTGCGGGTGCCTTCGCGCTCGCCTGCGATCAGGCCGGAGTTCCGTTGCAGCGCTACGTACATCGCGCCGATCTGCCGTGCGGATCGACCATCGGACCCATCACCGCGTCGCGCACCGGCCTGTCGACGGTGGACGTCGGCGCAGCTCAGCTGGCCATGCACTCATCGCGAGAATTGATGGGAGCTGCCGACGTGAAGTCCTACGCCGACGCGCTGGCAGCATTCCTCGCCCCTGCCTGA
- the thiM gene encoding hydroxyethylthiazole kinase: MSAMSVTLDDIADAHRRLRDRNPLVQCLTNTVSVQFVANALLAAGAAPAMVDNPEEAAGFAEIADAVLINLGTPTAAQVESAHLASAAARAAGKPWVLDPVGAGGLPWRTQVAVELLTNRPSVIRANASEVMGLAGAEGGSRGVDSSAHVADSVDAARSLLDRSDVVAASGETDHILGPDVMVKVGGGSALLQRVTATGCALGALAAAYCSVSPNALIGAVAAHAHVAVASEIAARSTSRPGSFAAAFLDGLDSVDESTLRELVRLDIGWPE; this comes from the coding sequence ATGAGTGCCATGAGCGTGACCCTGGATGACATCGCCGACGCACATCGACGTCTGCGCGATCGCAATCCGCTGGTCCAGTGTCTGACCAACACCGTGTCGGTTCAGTTCGTCGCGAACGCACTGTTGGCCGCAGGCGCGGCTCCGGCGATGGTGGACAACCCCGAGGAAGCGGCGGGCTTCGCCGAGATCGCCGACGCGGTGCTGATCAACCTCGGAACGCCGACGGCCGCCCAGGTGGAAAGTGCTCACCTGGCGTCGGCCGCAGCGAGGGCAGCGGGGAAGCCATGGGTGCTCGATCCGGTGGGAGCGGGCGGTCTGCCGTGGCGAACCCAGGTGGCCGTAGAGCTACTTACCAACCGGCCCAGCGTCATTCGCGCGAACGCGTCCGAGGTCATGGGACTGGCGGGCGCTGAGGGTGGATCGCGAGGGGTGGATTCGTCTGCACACGTGGCAGATTCGGTCGATGCGGCCCGGTCGCTGCTCGATCGATCGGACGTGGTGGCGGCATCGGGGGAGACTGATCACATTCTCGGCCCGGATGTCATGGTGAAGGTCGGCGGCGGAAGTGCACTGCTGCAGCGGGTTACCGCAACCGGTTGCGCGCTCGGTGCGCTCGCTGCCGCCTACTGCTCGGTCTCGCCGAATGCGCTGATCGGTGCAGTCGCGGCGCACGCGCATGTCGCGGTGGCGTCGGAGATCGCTGCGCGGTCGACATCGCGGCCGGGGTCCTTCGCTGCCGCATTCCTCGACGGACTGGACTCGGTCGACGAGTCGACATTGCGTGAATTGGTTCGGCTCGACATCGGCTGGCCTGAATGA
- a CDS encoding sensor histidine kinase: protein MSAKRPLSVAGQVLVLQLVVIGVVVFAGGILTVLNERSNSDDATRREVTAVAVSIANEPSTPLAIESDDPTSRLQPETEKIRQVTGVDFIVVMAPDRTRFTHTTVDLIGKPFSGNIDRALLGETFTETYVGSLGPSIRSVTPVTDTEGEIVGLVSAGVTRQKISDQFIQGLPLIIGVVLAAFVVAAAGSTLLSRRLRRQTLGMAPAELRTMYEHHDAVLHSIGEGLLVFGRGDEAELVNDEARRLLDLPEGPVSFASLPESMQQMDTGIVRGELHLTKDRVLVVNQDPVMWEGRRLGNVLTIRDQTELRSLMGELDSVRSFAESLRSQAHESANRLHTVITMVELGRPEEAVEFATADLELSQALIDRLMNAVSEPALAALLLGKVSQAAEQGVELTITDDTAMEHEGVLTARELVTLVGNLIDNAIDASKESDQPWVEVTVRDADGELVVRVADSGPGMPPETLKAALRRGYSTKSGSRGLGLALVTQVITRHRGTLTSEVTYGSVLVATIPGAAS from the coding sequence TTGTCCGCCAAACGTCCGCTGAGTGTCGCCGGCCAGGTATTGGTGTTGCAGCTCGTCGTCATCGGCGTCGTCGTGTTCGCCGGCGGCATCCTGACGGTGCTCAACGAACGGTCCAACAGCGACGACGCGACCCGACGCGAAGTCACGGCAGTGGCCGTGAGCATCGCCAACGAACCGTCGACGCCTCTTGCGATCGAATCCGACGATCCGACGTCGCGTCTGCAGCCGGAAACGGAGAAGATCCGTCAGGTCACGGGTGTCGATTTCATCGTCGTCATGGCACCGGATCGGACCCGTTTCACGCACACGACCGTCGACCTGATCGGTAAACCGTTCAGCGGCAACATCGATCGCGCCTTGTTGGGCGAGACGTTCACCGAGACGTACGTGGGTTCACTCGGGCCGTCGATCCGGTCGGTCACCCCGGTCACAGATACGGAAGGTGAGATCGTCGGCCTCGTCTCCGCCGGCGTCACTCGCCAGAAGATCAGTGATCAGTTCATCCAGGGCCTCCCTCTCATCATCGGGGTCGTGCTCGCCGCCTTCGTCGTCGCCGCAGCGGGATCGACGCTGCTCAGCCGCCGGCTCAGGCGTCAGACACTGGGAATGGCACCGGCGGAACTGCGCACGATGTACGAGCATCACGACGCGGTGCTGCATTCGATCGGTGAAGGCTTGTTGGTGTTCGGCCGCGGCGACGAAGCGGAGCTGGTCAACGACGAGGCCCGACGGCTCCTCGATCTACCCGAGGGCCCGGTCTCGTTCGCGTCGTTGCCGGAGTCGATGCAGCAGATGGACACCGGCATCGTGCGCGGCGAATTGCATCTGACGAAGGATCGCGTACTCGTCGTCAATCAGGATCCGGTGATGTGGGAGGGCCGACGCCTGGGCAATGTGCTGACGATTCGCGATCAGACCGAATTGCGTTCGTTGATGGGTGAATTGGACTCGGTGCGCAGCTTCGCGGAGTCGCTGCGTTCGCAGGCTCACGAGTCGGCGAACAGGCTGCACACCGTCATCACCATGGTCGAGCTCGGCCGACCCGAGGAGGCAGTCGAATTCGCGACGGCCGATCTGGAACTCTCGCAGGCCCTCATCGATCGTCTGATGAACGCGGTGAGCGAACCTGCGCTCGCTGCGCTGCTGCTGGGCAAGGTCAGTCAGGCCGCCGAGCAGGGCGTGGAACTGACGATCACCGACGACACGGCGATGGAGCACGAGGGTGTGCTCACGGCACGTGAATTGGTCACGCTGGTAGGCAATCTGATAGACAATGCCATCGATGCCTCGAAAGAATCCGACCAGCCCTGGGTCGAAGTGACGGTCCGCGACGCCGATGGTGAACTCGTCGTCCGGGTCGCCGACAGCGGTCCGGGAATGCCGCCCGAAACGCTCAAAGCTGCTCTGCGGCGCGGCTACTCGACCAAGTCCGGCTCCCGCGGGCTCGGCCTCGCCCTGGTGACCCAGGTGATCACGCGCCATCGAGGCACCTTGACCTCGGAAGTGACGTACGGATCGGTCCTGGTTGCGACCATTCCGGGAGCTGCCTCGTGA
- a CDS encoding glutathione peroxidase, producing the protein MMTEVQNIGINTLGGAPTSLDEYAGRAVLVVNVASKCGLTPQYEKLEKLANDYSSRGLSVVGVPCNQFGGQEPGTAEEIETFCSTTYGVTFAMTEKVDVNGDNQHPLYAELTKTEDAEGKSGDVQWNFEKFLISPDGVVTNRFRPRTEPDAPEVLAAIDKILPKETMSV; encoded by the coding sequence GTGATGACTGAAGTTCAGAACATCGGCATCAACACGCTGGGTGGTGCGCCCACCTCGCTCGACGAGTACGCCGGACGGGCCGTGCTCGTGGTCAATGTCGCATCCAAGTGTGGACTGACCCCGCAGTACGAAAAGCTCGAGAAGCTCGCCAACGACTACTCCTCTCGCGGCCTTTCGGTCGTCGGAGTGCCCTGCAACCAATTCGGTGGCCAGGAACCCGGTACCGCAGAGGAGATCGAAACCTTCTGCTCCACCACGTACGGCGTCACCTTCGCGATGACCGAGAAGGTCGACGTCAACGGTGACAACCAGCACCCGTTGTACGCCGAGCTGACCAAGACCGAAGACGCCGAAGGCAAGTCCGGAGACGTCCAGTGGAACTTCGAGAAGTTCCTGATCTCGCCCGACGGCGTCGTCACCAACCGTTTCCGTCCGCGCACCGAGCCGGACGCCCCCGAGGTGCTCGCAGCGATCGACAAGATCCTGCCGAAGGAAACGATGTCCGTTTAG
- a CDS encoding MBL fold metallo-hydrolase codes for MRLTHFGHSCVLVELNGTTVLFDPGTFSHGFEGITGLDAILVTHQHPDHVDLQRLPALVKANPRAALHADPMTAGQLGGQWTPAPAGKAFAVGGITVTGVGGTHAVIHPELPEIDNTGYLLGTPENPGQLFHPGDSLFVPEQQVEVLALPAAAPWSKISETVEFLRAVAPRMAFPIHQAIVAEQARGIYYGRFKEMSDAEIRELPEESSVSI; via the coding sequence ATGCGGCTGACACACTTCGGACATTCCTGCGTTCTCGTCGAACTCAACGGCACCACCGTGCTGTTCGATCCCGGCACGTTCTCGCACGGGTTCGAGGGCATCACCGGACTCGACGCGATCCTCGTCACCCATCAGCACCCGGATCACGTTGACCTGCAACGACTTCCCGCGCTCGTCAAGGCGAATCCGCGAGCGGCACTGCACGCCGATCCGATGACCGCGGGCCAACTCGGTGGCCAGTGGACGCCGGCTCCCGCAGGCAAAGCCTTCGCCGTCGGCGGCATCACGGTCACCGGCGTCGGCGGCACCCATGCCGTCATCCACCCCGAACTGCCGGAGATCGACAACACCGGCTACCTGCTCGGCACGCCGGAGAATCCAGGTCAGCTGTTCCACCCGGGCGACTCGCTGTTCGTCCCCGAGCAGCAGGTCGAGGTACTCGCGCTTCCCGCAGCCGCGCCGTGGTCGAAAATCTCCGAGACCGTCGAATTTCTGCGCGCAGTGGCCCCGAGGATGGCATTTCCCATCCACCAGGCCATCGTCGCGGAGCAGGCCAGGGGCATCTACTACGGCCGCTTCAAGGAGATGTCCGACGCCGAAATCCGCGAGCTTCCCGAGGAATCGTCCGTCTCGATCTAA
- the purQ gene encoding phosphoribosylformylglycinamidine synthase subunit PurQ has product MSARVGVITFPGTLDDVDASRAVTLAGGEAVSLWHADADLKNVDAIVVPGGFSYGDYLRAGAIARFAPVMESVVKAAEGGMPILGICNGFQVLCEVGLLPGALTRNEGLHFVCRDQWLKVENSDTAWSSRYEPGAEILIPVKNAEGRFQAPQDVLDELEGEGRVVFRYSGSNPNGSQRGIAGISSANGRVVGLMPHPEHATEPLTGPSDDGLGIFYSALDTIVNA; this is encoded by the coding sequence ATGAGCGCCCGCGTAGGTGTCATCACCTTCCCCGGAACCCTCGACGACGTCGACGCCTCCCGCGCGGTCACCCTCGCCGGTGGCGAAGCCGTCAGCCTGTGGCACGCCGACGCGGACCTGAAGAACGTCGACGCGATCGTCGTTCCCGGCGGATTCTCGTACGGCGACTACCTCCGGGCCGGCGCTATCGCGCGTTTCGCCCCCGTGATGGAGTCCGTCGTCAAGGCGGCCGAAGGTGGAATGCCGATCCTCGGCATCTGCAACGGTTTTCAGGTGCTCTGCGAAGTGGGCCTGCTGCCCGGCGCTCTGACCCGCAACGAGGGCCTGCATTTCGTGTGCCGCGATCAGTGGCTGAAGGTGGAGAATTCCGATACCGCGTGGTCGTCGCGATACGAGCCCGGTGCCGAGATCCTGATTCCGGTGAAAAATGCCGAGGGTCGGTTCCAGGCACCGCAGGATGTGCTCGACGAGCTCGAGGGTGAGGGCCGGGTGGTCTTCCGCTACAGCGGCAGCAACCCGAACGGATCGCAGCGCGGGATCGCTGGCATCTCTTCGGCAAACGGTCGGGTCGTCGGTTTGATGCCGCACCCCGAACACGCCACCGAGCCGCTGACCGGACCGAGCGACGACGGCCTTGGCATCTTCTACTCGGCGCTGGACACGATCGTCAACGCCTGA
- the purS gene encoding phosphoribosylformylglycinamidine synthase subunit PurS: MARVVVDVMPKAEILDPQGQAIAGALGRLGISGVSDVRQGKRFELEVDDSVDDAELEKIAESLLANTVIEDWTVTRVSVEPVA; encoded by the coding sequence GTGGCCCGAGTCGTTGTCGATGTCATGCCCAAGGCCGAGATTCTCGATCCGCAGGGTCAGGCGATCGCAGGAGCGCTCGGCCGTCTGGGGATCTCCGGCGTGTCCGACGTCCGCCAGGGCAAGCGTTTCGAACTCGAGGTCGACGATTCCGTCGACGACGCCGAGCTCGAGAAGATCGCAGAATCACTGCTGGCCAACACCGTCATCGAGGACTGGACGGTCACTCGGGTGTCGGTCGAGCCCGTCGCATGA
- a CDS encoding VOC family protein has translation MTLTLGMITFDTTDPEPLAHWWAAQVDGTIVEENDGWFFVVELAAAPYRMAFQKIDDPTPGKNRVHLDMTTADLDVEVARLVEAGASEVAQHTMGDFRWVTLSDPDGNVFCVSGSH, from the coding sequence ATGACACTGACCTTGGGCATGATCACGTTCGACACCACCGATCCGGAACCGCTCGCACACTGGTGGGCGGCGCAGGTCGACGGCACGATCGTGGAGGAGAACGACGGCTGGTTCTTCGTCGTCGAACTCGCTGCGGCACCGTACCGAATGGCGTTTCAGAAGATCGACGACCCGACGCCCGGCAAGAATCGCGTCCACCTCGACATGACCACCGCTGACCTCGATGTCGAGGTCGCGCGCCTGGTCGAGGCGGGTGCGAGTGAAGTTGCGCAGCACACCATGGGCGACTTTCGCTGGGTGACGCTGAGCGACCCCGACGGCAACGTGTTCTGCGTGTCCGGGTCGCACTGA
- a CDS encoding cation:dicarboxylate symporter family transporter, whose translation MTTIDAERFDNPPTEPKKKRDKTHWLYIAVIIAVIAGVAVGLLWKDFGVELAVLGTLFVSLIKMMISPVIFCTIVLGIGSVRAAASVGRVGGLALAYFLTMSTIALGIGMVVGNLIQPGDGLNIPVAGAGSEYAADAEAAGGTMDFIAGIIPTSLLSSLTAGSVLQTLFVAILVGFALQAMGKSGEGILKGIGAVQKLVFRILTMILWLAPIGAFGAIAGVVGKTGFDAVIQLGTLMLAFYITCFIFVFFFLGLILKFVSGFSIFKLVKYLAREYLLIVATSSSESALPRLIAKMEHVGVERTTVGIVVPTGYSFNLDGTAIYLTMASIFIADAMNLPLSLPEQFSLLLFMIIASKGAAGVSGAGLATLAGGLESHAPQLLDGVPIIVGIDRFMSEARAVTNFSGNAVATLLVGTWTKTIDNDRVNTVLDGKLPFDEETMVDDHLPEDDRPADKQVIIEKSAAKA comes from the coding sequence ATGACAACCATCGATGCCGAGCGGTTCGACAATCCGCCCACCGAGCCCAAGAAGAAGCGCGACAAGACTCACTGGCTCTACATCGCCGTGATCATTGCCGTGATCGCAGGTGTGGCCGTCGGCCTGCTGTGGAAGGACTTCGGCGTCGAGCTGGCAGTTCTCGGCACTCTGTTCGTCAGCCTGATCAAGATGATGATCAGCCCGGTCATCTTCTGCACCATTGTCCTCGGCATCGGATCGGTCCGCGCCGCAGCCAGCGTCGGCCGAGTCGGCGGACTGGCACTGGCGTACTTCCTCACCATGTCGACCATCGCGCTCGGCATCGGCATGGTCGTCGGCAACCTGATCCAGCCCGGTGACGGCCTGAACATCCCCGTTGCGGGCGCAGGTTCGGAGTATGCGGCCGACGCCGAAGCCGCGGGCGGCACGATGGACTTCATCGCCGGCATCATTCCGACGTCGCTGTTGTCCTCGCTCACCGCAGGTTCGGTTCTGCAGACACTCTTCGTCGCCATCCTGGTCGGCTTCGCGTTGCAGGCCATGGGCAAGAGCGGCGAAGGCATCCTCAAGGGCATCGGCGCAGTACAGAAGCTCGTCTTCCGCATCCTGACCATGATCCTCTGGCTCGCCCCGATCGGTGCGTTCGGTGCCATCGCCGGTGTCGTCGGCAAGACCGGCTTCGACGCCGTCATCCAGCTCGGCACCCTGATGCTGGCGTTCTACATCACCTGCTTCATCTTCGTCTTCTTCTTCCTCGGCCTGATCCTGAAGTTCGTCTCCGGATTCTCGATCTTCAAGCTGGTCAAGTACTTGGCCCGTGAGTACCTGCTCATCGTCGCCACCAGCTCGTCCGAGTCGGCCCTGCCGCGTCTGATCGCCAAGATGGAGCACGTCGGAGTCGAGCGCACCACCGTCGGCATCGTCGTCCCCACCGGCTACTCGTTCAACCTCGACGGAACCGCGATCTACCTGACGATGGCCTCGATCTTCATCGCCGACGCCATGAACCTGCCTCTCTCGCTCCCCGAGCAGTTCTCGCTCCTACTCTTCATGATCATCGCCTCGAAGGGTGCGGCAGGAGTCTCGGGAGCAGGTCTGGCCACGCTGGCCGGAGGTCTGGAAAGCCACGCGCCTCAGCTCCTCGACGGCGTCCCGATCATCGTCGGAATCGACCGCTTCATGTCCGAGGCCCGCGCAGTGACCAACTTCTCCGGCAACGCCGTCGCCACGCTGCTGGTCGGCACCTGGACCAAGACCATCGACAACGATCGGGTCAACACCGTTCTCGACGGCAAGCTGCCGTTCGACGAGGAGACCATGGTCGACGACCACCTCCCCGAGGACGATCGACCTGCCGACAAGCAGGTCATCATCGAAAAGTCCGCCGCCAAGGCGTAA
- a CDS encoding LppP/LprE family lipoprotein — MPVTPDPAPVTEGTQPQRTPPEEASDLIPMGTSEAEPLCLDLTWGQVPQAVDSLPLVFADSPWVATDMGDPCASFTWVEALPYGATVSSPTHLLFFHDAEYLGTATSEPYGFTSVAAQSADTITVSYRWPLAADANANPTGGPATIDYRWDGTQVT; from the coding sequence GTGCCGGTGACACCCGACCCGGCCCCCGTCACCGAAGGAACGCAGCCGCAGCGGACGCCACCAGAGGAGGCCAGCGACCTGATTCCCATGGGTACGTCGGAAGCCGAGCCACTGTGCCTGGATCTGACGTGGGGGCAGGTACCGCAGGCCGTGGACTCGCTCCCGCTCGTGTTCGCAGATTCACCGTGGGTCGCTACCGACATGGGCGATCCCTGTGCGTCGTTCACCTGGGTCGAAGCTCTGCCGTACGGCGCGACGGTCAGCTCACCGACACATCTGCTGTTCTTCCACGACGCTGAGTACCTCGGCACTGCGACGTCGGAGCCGTACGGGTTCACGTCGGTGGCGGCCCAGTCCGCCGACACGATCACAGTGAGTTACCGCTGGCCACTCGCCGCTGACGCCAATGCGAACCCGACCGGCGGACCGGCCACGATCGACTACCGCTGGGACGGGACGCAGGTGACATGA
- a CDS encoding glycosyltransferase, protein MPIHRGFSDSSADLYAAADLVVLPSSWEGWGLPVLEAAAAGKPIAAGPYPVLSEIRELGVTVFDPSDIASIRALLDDPDALRAMAARNVTAASARSTATLPAVLSDLIGGARALMRTRRPEEPCAVAAATTRTDTTDVDVQLRRSS, encoded by the coding sequence GTGCCGATCCATCGTGGGTTCAGCGACAGTTCCGCTGATCTCTACGCCGCCGCCGATCTCGTGGTGCTGCCGTCGTCGTGGGAAGGTTGGGGGCTGCCGGTACTCGAGGCCGCCGCGGCCGGGAAGCCGATTGCGGCGGGGCCCTATCCGGTGCTGAGCGAGATCCGCGAACTCGGCGTGACGGTGTTCGATCCCTCCGACATCGCATCGATTCGGGCATTGCTCGACGACCCCGATGCGCTGCGCGCGATGGCAGCCCGCAACGTCACGGCCGCCTCGGCCCGCTCGACCGCGACCCTCCCCGCCGTACTGTCGGACCTCATCGGTGGCGCGCGAGCCTTGATGCGTACGCGGCGGCCCGAGGAACCCTGCGCAGTCGCCGCCGCGACAACGCGGACGGACACGACGGACGTCGATGTCCAACTCCGCCGGAGCTCTTGA